Proteins found in one Miscanthus floridulus cultivar M001 chromosome 4, ASM1932011v1, whole genome shotgun sequence genomic segment:
- the LOC136550443 gene encoding developmentally-regulated G-protein 3-like isoform X3: MATVMQKIKDIEDEMARTQKNKATAHHLGLLKAKLAKLRRELLTPTSKGGGGAGDGFDVTKSGDARVGLVGFPSVGKSTLLNKLTGTFSEVAAYEFTTLTCIPGVIMYKGAKIQLLDLPGIIEGAKDGKGRGRQVISTARTCNVILIVLDAIKPITHKRLIEKELEGFGIRLNKTPPNLTFRRKDKGGINFTSTVTNTHLDLDTVKAICSEYRIHNADVSLRFDATADDLIDVIEGSRIYTPCIYVVNKIDQITLEELEILDKLPHYCPVSAHLEWNLDGLLEKVWEYLDLVRIYTKPKGLNPDYEDPVIVSSKKKTVEDFCNRIHKDMVKQFKYALVWGSSVKHKPQRVGKEHELEDEDVVQIIKKI; this comes from the exons ATGGCAAGGACACAGAAGAATAAAGCCACTGCTCACCATCTCGGTCTTCTGAAG GCTAAACTTGCAAAATTGCGGCGGGAGTTGCTCACTCCGACATCcaaaggtggtggtggtgcaggtgatggatttgatgtgacgaagagtGGAGATGCGCGTGTTGGTTTAGTTGGCTTTCCTTCGGTCGGGAAATCAACATTATTGAACAAGCTGACAGGGACATTTTCAGAG GTTGCTGCCTATGAGTTTACGACTTTAACATGTATTCCTGGAGTTATCATGTATAAGGGTGCTAAAATCCAG CTTCTAGATCTCCCAGGGATCATTGAAGGTGCTAAAGATGGAAAGGGCAGAGGAAGACAG GTTATCAGCACAGCTAGGACATGCAATGTTATTTTGATTGTTCTTGATGCTATAAAACCAATAACTCACAAGCGTCTTATCGAGAAGGAGCTTGAAGGATTTGGCATTAG GTTGAACAAGACACCACCCAATTTGACTTTCAGACGAAAGGACAAGGGCGGAATCAACTTCACATCAACAGTTACGAACACACATTTGGACCTTGATACAGTAAAAGCAATCTGTAGCGAGTACAGGATACATAATGCTGATGTCTCCCTGAGATTTGATGCTACAGCAGATGATCTCATAGATGTTATTGAAGGAAGCAGGATTTACACTCcttgcatatatgttgtcaacaAGATTGATCAGATAACACTTGAAGAGCTGGAAATCTTGGACAAACTTCCCCATTACTGCCCAGTTAG TGCTCATCTTGAATGGAATCTTGATGGACTTCTGGAGAAGGTAtgggaatacttggatttggttaGGATATACACAAAACCTAAAGGGCTGAACCCAGATTATGAGGATCCTGTTATCGTATCATCTAAGAAGAAAACCGTGGAAGATTTCTGCAACAGAATCCACAAGGACATGGTCAAACAGTTTAAATA CGCTCTGGTATGGGGTTCCAGCGTCAAGCATAAGCCTCAGAGAGTTGGCAAG GAGCATGAGCTTGAGGATGAGGACGTTGTTCAGATCATTAAGAAAATATAG
- the LOC136550443 gene encoding developmentally-regulated G-protein 3-like isoform X2 gives MQHDIPFLSINYELSMNIAFLSTKMARTQKNKATAHHLGLLKAKLAKLRRELLTPTSKGGGGAGDGFDVTKSGDARVGLVGFPSVGKSTLLNKLTGTFSEVAAYEFTTLTCIPGVIMYKGAKIQLLDLPGIIEGAKDGKGRGRQVISTARTCNVILIVLDAIKPITHKRLIEKELEGFGIRLNKTPPNLTFRRKDKGGINFTSTVTNTHLDLDTVKAICSEYRIHNADVSLRFDATADDLIDVIEGSRIYTPCIYVVNKIDQITLEELEILDKLPHYCPVSAHLEWNLDGLLEKVWEYLDLVRIYTKPKGLNPDYEDPVIVSSKKKTVEDFCNRIHKDMVKQFKYALVWGSSVKHKPQRVGKEHELEDEDVVQIIKKI, from the exons ATGGCAAGGACACAGAAGAATAAAGCCACTGCTCACCATCTCGGTCTTCTGAAG GCTAAACTTGCAAAATTGCGGCGGGAGTTGCTCACTCCGACATCcaaaggtggtggtggtgcaggtgatggatttgatgtgacgaagagtGGAGATGCGCGTGTTGGTTTAGTTGGCTTTCCTTCGGTCGGGAAATCAACATTATTGAACAAGCTGACAGGGACATTTTCAGAG GTTGCTGCCTATGAGTTTACGACTTTAACATGTATTCCTGGAGTTATCATGTATAAGGGTGCTAAAATCCAG CTTCTAGATCTCCCAGGGATCATTGAAGGTGCTAAAGATGGAAAGGGCAGAGGAAGACAG GTTATCAGCACAGCTAGGACATGCAATGTTATTTTGATTGTTCTTGATGCTATAAAACCAATAACTCACAAGCGTCTTATCGAGAAGGAGCTTGAAGGATTTGGCATTAG GTTGAACAAGACACCACCCAATTTGACTTTCAGACGAAAGGACAAGGGCGGAATCAACTTCACATCAACAGTTACGAACACACATTTGGACCTTGATACAGTAAAAGCAATCTGTAGCGAGTACAGGATACATAATGCTGATGTCTCCCTGAGATTTGATGCTACAGCAGATGATCTCATAGATGTTATTGAAGGAAGCAGGATTTACACTCcttgcatatatgttgtcaacaAGATTGATCAGATAACACTTGAAGAGCTGGAAATCTTGGACAAACTTCCCCATTACTGCCCAGTTAG TGCTCATCTTGAATGGAATCTTGATGGACTTCTGGAGAAGGTAtgggaatacttggatttggttaGGATATACACAAAACCTAAAGGGCTGAACCCAGATTATGAGGATCCTGTTATCGTATCATCTAAGAAGAAAACCGTGGAAGATTTCTGCAACAGAATCCACAAGGACATGGTCAAACAGTTTAAATA CGCTCTGGTATGGGGTTCCAGCGTCAAGCATAAGCCTCAGAGAGTTGGCAAG GAGCATGAGCTTGAGGATGAGGACGTTGTTCAGATCATTAAGAAAATATAG